A region of Streptomyces sp. NBC_01750 DNA encodes the following proteins:
- a CDS encoding cation diffusion facilitator family transporter, whose product MGAGHDHGHSHGGPPPTGTAAAAYQGRLRIALAITLSVMVLEIVGGFLSDSLALIADAAHMATDGVGLAMALLAIHFANRPAVQNRTFGFARAEILAALANCLLLLGVGGYLLYEAVQRFITPAETKGGLTIAFALIGLVANMISLSLLVRGQKESLNVRGAYLEVLADTLGSLTVLVSAGIILATGWQPADPIASLVIGLMIVPRTWKLLRETLNVLLEAAPKGVDMGEVRAHIVALPGVEDVHDLHAWTITSGMPVLSAHVVVSQDALDTVGHEKMLHNLQGCIGDHFDVEHCTFQLEPIGHAEHEARLCH is encoded by the coding sequence ATGGGGGCTGGGCACGACCACGGGCACTCGCACGGCGGACCGCCGCCGACCGGCACCGCGGCCGCGGCCTACCAGGGACGGCTGCGCATCGCGCTCGCCATCACACTGAGCGTGATGGTCCTGGAGATCGTCGGCGGCTTCCTCTCCGACTCCCTCGCCCTGATCGCCGACGCCGCCCATATGGCGACGGACGGGGTCGGCCTCGCGATGGCGCTGCTGGCGATCCACTTCGCCAACCGCCCGGCCGTACAGAACCGCACCTTCGGCTTCGCACGGGCCGAAATCCTCGCGGCCCTCGCCAACTGTCTGCTGCTGCTCGGAGTCGGCGGGTATCTGCTGTACGAGGCGGTGCAGCGCTTCATCACGCCGGCCGAGACCAAGGGAGGGCTGACCATCGCCTTCGCCCTCATCGGTCTCGTCGCCAACATGATCTCGCTCTCCCTGCTGGTGCGCGGCCAGAAGGAGAGCCTCAATGTGCGCGGGGCGTATCTGGAGGTGCTCGCGGACACCCTCGGCTCGCTCACGGTGCTGGTGTCGGCCGGCATCATCCTCGCCACCGGCTGGCAGCCGGCCGACCCCATCGCGTCGCTGGTCATCGGCCTCATGATCGTGCCGCGCACCTGGAAACTGCTGCGGGAAACCCTCAACGTGCTGCTGGAGGCGGCTCCCAAGGGCGTCGACATGGGTGAGGTGCGGGCGCACATCGTCGCTCTTCCCGGGGTGGAAGACGTGCACGATCTGCACGCCTGGACGATCACCTCCGGCATGCCCGTGCTCTCCGCGCATGTGGTGGTGAGCCAGGACGCCCTGGACACGGTCGGCCACGAGAAGATGCTGCACAATCTGCAAGGCTGCATCGGAGATCACTTCGATGTCGAGCACTGCACCTTCCAGTTGGAGCCCATCGGTCACGCGGAGCACGAGGCCAGGCTCTGCCACTGA
- a CDS encoding ATP-binding protein encodes MESRGSVPARPLSYEGVWRFTAPAVDVSVPQARHAVRDLLNRQGVPAQDDLVQGLLLIVSELVTNAVRHAALLSPEVAVEVAIGAEWIRVSVEDNHPYRPKALETDYAQTGGRGLLLVREITLEAGGSCDVEHTASGGKIIWVALPLKPVGDSAPL; translated from the coding sequence ATGGAGAGCCGCGGGAGCGTCCCGGCCCGGCCACTGTCGTACGAGGGCGTCTGGCGATTCACCGCTCCTGCCGTCGACGTATCGGTTCCGCAGGCCAGGCATGCCGTACGTGATCTGCTGAACCGCCAGGGCGTACCGGCCCAGGACGATCTCGTCCAGGGACTGCTGCTGATCGTTTCCGAGCTGGTCACCAATGCCGTACGGCACGCGGCGCTGCTCTCGCCCGAGGTCGCCGTCGAGGTCGCCATCGGCGCGGAGTGGATCCGCGTTTCCGTCGAGGACAACCACCCCTACCGGCCCAAGGCTCTGGAGACGGACTACGCACAGACGGGCGGCCGCGGACTGCTGCTCGTACGGGAGATCACCCTGGAGGCGGGCGGATCGTGCGACGTCGAGCACACCGCGAGCGGCGGCAAGATCATCTGGGTCGCGCTGCCGCTGAAGCCGGTCGGCGACAGCGCGCCGCTGTAG
- a CDS encoding bifunctional class I SAM-dependent methyltransferase/N-acetyltransferase has product MSDNALHNAFFALHHGLPRQGPGSDDTSRRLLALTGPLPARPRVLDLGCGPGRSALLLAAEAGAQVTAVDLHEPFLDELRHTAGARGLGDAIRTVNADMAELPFPDGSFDLVWAESSAYGIGFDNALRQWRRLLAPGGSLVLTECEWTAGDPSAEARAFWDQHYALRTTVENTSAAVVAGYTVLGVHRQPESDWDEYYGPLAERADTADAAVPGMAQALAATRAEIAMRREHSTEYGYTGYALRPTDTRWRTRPETAADIPAVHAVNSAAFGTTEEAALVDSLRLDSAAWLPGTSYVAEAADGTVAAYALLTRCHVGDVPALTLAPVAVAPEHQRKGAGQAVVRAVLDLARVRGERLVLVLGHPGYYPRFGFEPAERYGIRPTFEVAEEAMMVLVLDGSGGVPRGTIRYPAAFGV; this is encoded by the coding sequence TTGTCCGACAACGCTCTCCACAACGCTTTCTTCGCCCTGCACCACGGTCTTCCGCGGCAGGGCCCCGGTTCCGACGACACCTCCCGTCGGCTGCTCGCCCTCACCGGGCCGCTGCCGGCACGTCCACGCGTGCTCGATCTGGGCTGCGGCCCGGGCCGGTCCGCCCTGCTGCTGGCCGCCGAGGCCGGTGCGCAGGTGACCGCGGTCGATCTGCACGAGCCGTTCCTCGACGAGCTGCGGCACACCGCCGGGGCCCGCGGGCTCGGTGACGCGATCCGTACCGTCAACGCCGACATGGCAGAACTTCCCTTCCCCGACGGCTCGTTCGACCTCGTCTGGGCGGAGAGTTCCGCGTACGGGATCGGCTTCGACAACGCTCTGCGGCAGTGGCGGCGGCTGCTCGCGCCGGGCGGCTCGCTGGTTCTCACCGAGTGCGAGTGGACGGCCGGGGACCCCTCCGCCGAGGCCCGTGCCTTCTGGGACCAGCACTACGCGCTGCGCACCACCGTCGAGAACACCTCGGCGGCGGTCGTGGCGGGCTACACCGTCCTCGGGGTACACCGCCAGCCCGAGAGCGACTGGGACGAGTACTACGGCCCGCTCGCCGAGCGGGCCGACACCGCGGACGCCGCGGTTCCCGGCATGGCGCAGGCGCTCGCGGCCACCCGGGCGGAGATCGCCATGCGCCGTGAGCACAGCACCGAGTACGGCTACACCGGCTACGCGCTGCGTCCCACCGACACACGCTGGCGCACCCGGCCGGAGACCGCGGCCGACATCCCGGCCGTGCACGCCGTCAATTCCGCGGCGTTCGGGACCACGGAGGAGGCGGCCCTGGTGGACTCGCTGCGTCTGGACAGTGCGGCGTGGCTGCCCGGGACGTCGTACGTCGCCGAAGCGGCGGACGGCACGGTGGCGGCGTACGCACTGCTCACCCGGTGCCATGTGGGGGACGTTCCCGCCTTGACGCTCGCGCCGGTCGCGGTGGCTCCCGAACACCAGCGCAAGGGCGCCGGGCAGGCGGTCGTCCGGGCCGTGCTGGATCTGGCCAGGGTGCGCGGGGAACGGCTCGTCCTGGTCCTCGGACATCCCGGCTACTACCCGAGGTTCGGTTTCGAACCGGCCGAACGGTACGGAATCAGGCCAACCTTCGAGGTGGCCGAGGAGGCGATGATGGTCCTCGTGCTCGACGGCTCGGGGGGCGTGCCGCGCGGCACGATCCGCTATCCGGCGGCCTTCGGGGTCTGA
- the idi gene encoding isopentenyl-diphosphate Delta-isomerase, with product MPTTPATAANSSSNGAPEAILLELVDEYGTTIGTAEKLSAHQAPGQLHRAFSVFLFDEQGRLLLQRRALGKYHSPGVWSNTCCGHPYPGEAPFAAAARRTHEELGISPSLLAEAGTVRYNHPDPDSGLVEQEYNHLFVGMAQAPLRPDPEEVGETAFVTPKELTDRHAEAPFSAWFMTVLEAARPAIRELTGPSGGW from the coding sequence ATGCCGACCACACCAGCCACCGCGGCGAACAGCTCGTCGAACGGCGCACCAGAAGCGATCCTGCTCGAACTGGTCGACGAGTACGGCACCACCATCGGCACCGCGGAAAAGCTCTCCGCACATCAGGCGCCCGGACAGCTGCACCGGGCGTTCTCCGTGTTCCTCTTCGACGAGCAGGGGCGGCTGCTGCTCCAGCGCCGTGCGCTGGGCAAGTACCACTCCCCCGGCGTCTGGTCGAACACCTGCTGCGGCCACCCGTACCCCGGCGAGGCCCCGTTCGCGGCCGCCGCCCGGCGAACGCACGAGGAGCTGGGCATCTCGCCCTCGCTGCTCGCCGAGGCGGGCACGGTCCGATACAACCACCCGGACCCGGACTCGGGCCTGGTCGAGCAGGAGTACAACCACCTCTTCGTCGGGATGGCGCAGGCTCCCCTGCGGCCGGACCCGGAGGAGGTGGGCGAGACGGCCTTCGTGACGCCGAAGGAGCTGACCGACCGGCACGCGGAGGCGCCGTTCTCGGCGTGGTTCATGACCGTGCTGGAAGCGGCGCGGCCGGCGATCAGGGAGCTCACAGGGCCGTCCGGGGGCTGGTGA